The following are from one region of the Prevotella communis genome:
- the gyrA gene encoding DNA gyrase subunit A has protein sequence MKSSYIDYSMSVIVARALPDVRDGFKPVHRRILYGMMGIGNTSDKPHKKCARVVGEVLGKYHPHGDSSVYGALVRMGQEWNMRYTLVDGQGNFGSVDGDSPAAMRYTECRLSKMGEHIMDDLEKDTVDMDPNFDNTLLEPSVMPTKVPNLLVNGANGIAVGMATNMPTHNLGEVIDGCCAFIDNPEIDCEGLMQYIPGPDFPTGAYIYGLQGVKDAYETGRGRIVMRAKAEIEAGEQHDKIVVTEIPYGVNKADLVAYIADLATQHKIEGISNVNDESGRQGMRIVVDVKRDANANVILNKLFKMTALQSSFSVNNIALVPIPGTHGKMRPKLLSLRECIRYFIEHRHEVTIRRTKFDLKKAQERAHILEGLIIAVNNIDEVVHIIRQSATPTDAQRNLEKRFDLDELQSKAIVDMRLSQLTGLRVDQLHQEYDDLMKLIADLEEILNNPERCKQVMKEDLLEVKEKYGDERKTEIIPFDHEFNAEDFYPDDPVVITISHMGYIKRTPLSDFHAQSRGGLGAKGARHRDNDFTEYIYPATMHNTLLFFTQKGRCYWQKCYEIPEGDRNSKGRAIQNMLNIEPDDAINAVLRIKNFNDEEFLKTHYVMFATKQGIIKKTCLYDYRNVRAAGVRAININEGDQVVGVRLTNGHNEILLANRNGRAVRFNEDAVRTMGRVSTGVIGMRLDGGDDEVVGMVCVNDPQTETIMVVSENGYGKRSDIEDYRITNRGTKGVKTLAITEKTGRLVAIKVVTDENDLMIINKSGILIRLNVSEVRVMGRATQGVRLINLTKKNDTIASVCKVQKATEEELAEEQENQEAVENQETNNE, from the coding sequence ATGAAGTCTTCGTACATCGACTATTCGATGTCCGTGATTGTGGCCCGTGCCCTTCCTGATGTTCGTGATGGATTTAAACCTGTGCATCGCCGTATTCTTTATGGTATGATGGGTATTGGTAATACCAGTGACAAGCCACACAAGAAGTGTGCGCGTGTTGTTGGTGAGGTGCTCGGTAAGTACCACCCCCACGGCGACTCATCTGTATATGGTGCCCTGGTGCGTATGGGTCAGGAATGGAATATGCGCTACACGCTGGTTGACGGTCAGGGTAACTTCGGTTCGGTTGACGGTGACTCACCTGCTGCCATGCGTTACACGGAGTGCCGTCTCTCTAAGATGGGTGAGCATATCATGGACGACCTGGAGAAGGATACCGTTGATATGGACCCCAACTTCGACAATACCTTGCTGGAGCCCAGCGTGATGCCTACCAAGGTGCCCAACCTGCTGGTGAATGGTGCTAACGGTATTGCCGTAGGTATGGCAACGAATATGCCTACCCATAACCTGGGTGAGGTGATTGACGGTTGCTGCGCCTTTATCGATAATCCTGAGATTGACTGCGAGGGCCTGATGCAATATATCCCCGGTCCCGACTTCCCTACAGGTGCCTATATCTATGGCCTGCAGGGCGTGAAGGATGCTTACGAGACTGGTCGTGGCCGTATCGTGATGCGTGCCAAGGCTGAGATTGAGGCTGGCGAGCAGCACGACAAGATTGTGGTGACCGAGATTCCTTATGGTGTCAACAAGGCCGACCTCGTGGCTTATATCGCTGACCTGGCTACCCAGCATAAGATTGAGGGTATCTCAAATGTCAACGATGAATCTGGTCGTCAGGGTATGCGTATCGTGGTTGACGTGAAGCGCGATGCCAATGCCAATGTGATTCTGAACAAGCTGTTCAAGATGACAGCTCTGCAGAGCTCGTTCTCTGTGAACAATATTGCCCTGGTGCCCATCCCTGGTACTCATGGCAAGATGCGTCCGAAGTTGCTCAGCTTGCGTGAGTGTATCCGCTACTTCATTGAGCACCGTCATGAGGTGACTATCCGTCGCACGAAGTTTGATTTGAAGAAGGCTCAGGAGCGTGCTCACATCCTGGAGGGCTTGATTATTGCAGTGAATAATATTGACGAGGTGGTGCACATCATCCGTCAGTCTGCTACGCCTACCGATGCCCAGCGCAATTTGGAGAAGCGCTTCGATTTGGATGAGCTTCAGTCAAAGGCAATCGTGGATATGCGTCTGAGTCAGTTGACCGGTCTGCGTGTTGACCAGTTGCATCAGGAGTATGACGACTTGATGAAGCTCATTGCCGACCTGGAAGAAATCCTGAACAATCCTGAGCGTTGTAAGCAGGTAATGAAGGAAGACCTGCTGGAGGTGAAGGAGAAGTATGGCGACGAGCGTAAGACGGAGATTATTCCCTTCGATCATGAGTTCAATGCAGAGGACTTCTATCCCGATGATCCCGTGGTGATTACAATCAGTCACATGGGTTATATCAAGCGCACACCGCTGAGCGACTTCCATGCTCAGAGTCGTGGTGGCTTGGGTGCTAAGGGTGCCCGTCATCGTGATAACGACTTCACAGAGTATATCTATCCTGCCACCATGCACAACACGTTGCTCTTCTTCACCCAGAAGGGACGCTGCTACTGGCAGAAGTGCTACGAGATTCCTGAGGGCGACCGCAACTCTAAGGGTCGTGCCATCCAGAATATGCTCAATATTGAGCCCGATGATGCTATCAATGCTGTATTGCGCATCAAGAACTTCAACGACGAGGAGTTCCTGAAGACACACTACGTGATGTTTGCTACCAAGCAGGGTATTATCAAGAAGACCTGTCTGTACGACTACCGCAACGTGCGTGCTGCCGGTGTTCGTGCTATCAATATCAACGAGGGCGACCAGGTAGTAGGCGTTCGTCTGACCAATGGTCATAACGAGATCCTGCTGGCCAACCGCAACGGACGTGCCGTTCGCTTCAACGAGGATGCTGTTCGCACCATGGGCCGTGTGTCAACGGGTGTGATTGGTATGCGTCTCGATGGTGGCGACGACGAGGTAGTAGGCATGGTATGCGTGAACGATCCTCAGACCGAGACCATCATGGTGGTCAGCGAGAACGGTTATGGTAAGCGTTCGGATATCGAGGACTATCGTATCACCAACCGTGGTACCAAAGGTGTGAAGACCCTCGCTATCACAGAGAAGACTGGCCGACTGGTGGCTATCAAGGTGGTGACAGACGAGAACGACCTGATGATTATCAACAAGAGCGGAATCCTAATCCGTCTGAATGTCAGCGAGGTACGTGTCATGGGTCGTGCTACTCAGGGCGTCCGTCTGATTAACCTGACCAAGAAGAACGATACCATTGCCAGCGTCTGCAAGGTGCAGAAAGCCACTGAGGAGGAGCTGGCTGAGGAGCAGGAGAATCAGGAGGCAGTAGAAAACCAGGAAACAAATAACGAATAA